AAACAAGACTTAGGAGACTAGACAACTTCTGTGCAATTTTTTAAGcttcaattttttatactaGGCTTAGTTTCCACATATGCTTTTAGGATTccacaatatttttcttttgaacaaATTTTGTGTTTGTTCTGATCACTTTTTATTGCATCTGACATTAAGAGGTCCAATGGAGTTGACTATACTTATGACTGCCCTTAAAATTACTTATGACTATACTTAAAATAATAGTGTTAGTGTAAGTGTAAACTTAGAATTTACTGCCCCCATGGCTACCCCACTTAATTGCTTACAGACTAAAGAGCTTGCTTTGGTAGGTATATTTGATGACATGATAATCTTTCTTATTGTTGGAAAAGACAGTCATTAATGTGGATCCTATTATGCAGATTAATGCTCGTGCTACTTATGGACTTTCATTTGGAGGGTCAAGTCCGCATATATTTTTGCCAGACAGGAGCAGCGCTTCTACTACAGATGCCTTCTCAAGGAGGAATGAAAATTCCTATGGACCATTACCCAAAAAAAGGGAATGGAAGTTGTATCTTTTAAAAGCTTATCATCCTCTTTTGCTCCATAGGCATAGGGAGAATTTGCGGAAGACCAAAAAGGACGTCAATCTTGCTACATCAGTTAAGTCAAAGATGCCACATGTTAAGTTTAAAGAAAAGGGGCTGGGGGACTTGAGAGGAGATAAACACTACATACTAATTTATACTCTCTTGATAGACTTAGTGAAGACTACTATCTCCCTAGGATTATATGTGATGCAACTAACGCCTATGAACACTAAACGTGTTTAAACATGTGacacatgaaaaatatatttcgtTAGTGCTTTATTGGGGGATGCAtttaagaaaatgtattttgaaaaacagAAAACCACTGTTTTGTTCATATTAATTTGTGTCCCCTATTTATCGTTTTATTGATGAATGGATGGGAGAGTGGTTTCTATTCCTTGGTCGGAAATCTTTGATAAAAGGCATTCGTGTTGATTGTCTGTAATATTGCACGCTTTTCAATCTAGGTAGGCTTAAAAAACAAGGTCTTCCTGATTGTTGCTTATATTGATCAATTACTTCCATTTACCTCTTATTTTCTTCCCAAGAGAAAATTTCAGGAAAATTTTTGACAAAAGGAATACATCATAAAGAGGAGAAATGTAACTTGGGGTTTTAGGAAATTGCCTTAGGGTTCTTCCACTGAAAACAatgtatatgatattttattttgtttttctggaCATTTGATATGCTGTTTGAaactttgaatgtttttattttatgtgctTATCATGCATTTGGTGATTACTCATGATAAAGTACTTCTGCTAGTCAGGATGGCACAGACAATGCCCTACCAGTAGCAGTTGATTTTTTGGTGTCTAAGAAAACTCGTGTTATAGTTATAACTGGTCCTAATACTGGTGGTAAAACCATATGTTTGAAGACTGTAGGATTGGCTGCTATGATGGCAAAATCAGGTAtgttcatttaatttaaattattgagaGCCTATTGATATTTAACCTTTGGTTTCTTGACATGGTTTGGTTTTTTTGCTGGACATGAATATCCTGTGACATCTTCCTCAAACCTGGACATGATAATTTGGAGGGGGAGTGAATCATTTGATTTGTGATCTAATTTCAATTAATTCACTGTCTTCTCATTCATGAAATATACATCATAATAACTTACAAcctcttatattttaaaaggaaTAAGTTAACTATTTATGTACTAGGtgtattttaagaaatttgtaGTTATAGCTTGCTAACATATTCCTTCTAAAAGAATAAGTGTATGCTAGCAAACTCTATACGCCCACCTGTTTTTTAGGAGTATTCTTGATATAAACTCATGACCTACTATTCACCAAGGTACAACTTTACCATTGCAATAGGAAGCAGATGCTCACAAAGATGTTGTTGAGTTTAATGTTGGCAACATGGGAATGGCTAATATTTATTCCCAAGGTTGAGGGGGAGTATTAGAAATCAACCCCTAATAAATTATAGGAGAATCACTATTGTAGTTCttcagagagagagaaaggaaacagAAAAAGGTTGTCTTTCAACTTGTCTTAGTCTCAGACCTAGTTGTCAATGTCTCAGAAAAGGGCTACCTACGGAGGGTTCTGATCAGTGGAAAGTTCTGACTAACAGGAAGTTGAGTGAAGTGTCACCAAGTAAAAAGTTGTCAGGACATCACCTCTTAGAGACGAGGCTCTAATAGGAAGTTCGGTATTATGTGGTGCTTAAGTCTCACATCGAGTAGTATGGAATGTTTggtaaaatatttaagtgtTTGGTTCTTCCCCTTTAATAGTTAGGGTAAGTTCCTCAAGTATTGGTGTACTTATCAGTATACCATTGTTATTCATGAATACGTTATGTAGGATTAATTTGTGAAATCATATATTTGAATCAAATAAGTGTTGTGTTTGTTctgtttaaatatttgaattttatgctcAGAATCTGCAATGTTGCAGGTCTCTATGTTCTTGCTTCAGAATCTGCAAAAATTCCTTGGTTTGATTCTGTTTTTGCTGACATTGGTGATGAGCAGTCCTTATCACAATCTTTGTCTACGTTCTCTGGCCATTTAAAGCAGATAAGTGTAagtaataatgttttaattatgtATAACTTAAATGCTGAAGACCCTTTCGTtatgtttttcaatttctgtTATTGCTTATATATTTCATACCTCTATGCATAATAACAGAGCTATGATTAAATTGATTGACTTAAAAACATTTCAGTTTAGTGTTATCAGTAAATTTTGAATGTTGATATTTTCAGGTTATGGTAACGAGTGACAATTTtccttaattattttcaaaatttgaaagaaaatctTATTTCGCCTTCTAATTTTATCTTGCAGCATATTAAATTACAGGCAACGAGCCAATCGCTAGTGCTACTTGATGAGGCATGTATTTTTTGAGTTTAATTAACAGTTCGAATTGGTAATGTCATATACGTATGTGATGGATAGTACTTTGTTTGCAATTGTTAGGTTGGTGCAGGAACAAACCCTCTTGAAGGAGCAGCGCTAGGAATGTCATTGTTGGAATCTTTTGCTCATGATAGTTGTTTGTTAACTATGGCAACGACTCATCATGGTGAATTAAAAACTCTAAAATACAGGTAGTCATTACAAATGAGAACAgcttaaaaatattgattttggaTATACTacatagaattttcttcgccTGTAAAATAGAGAAAGATAAACAAAGAAATAGAATCAAAATCATTGGAAACAAATTTTAGTCTAATTGGGATGTACCCATCTTTTCAAGGGTGCAAATACCTAAATTCGACTCATTGCCATTGCAACTTTACCCAACCAACAAATAAGAAATTTCACATCATTAAACAACTAAGGTCAATAATAATgaaattcttttattctttttaaatgatTGGCACCATTATAATACTTGAactattgatgaaaataaagaattattttattgataatcaTTACACCAATTACATTCCCTTAATCTCTATCTAGAATAATCAAAACCTCtaataaaggaaataaaaatgtGCTGAATTGAATaggaatattttttaagatatgTTTTCCTAATTACTATGgtgatattaaaaatactttctCTCCTAATAGTCTTCTAGTTACAACACTTTCCCACAAGTTGGTAGATGAACATCAACCATGTCCAACTTGCCTAAAAGATCCTAGAATTTACACGGAAGAAGCCCTTTGCTGAAAATGTTTGTTATTTGCAATCTACAGGAACATGATTTGTAACTACTAGGCCCCTGtcaagattatctttgatgaaatgcttgtcaatttcaatatatttgGTCTTATCATATTGGACTGAACTATGGACAATGCTCTTGGTTGACTTGTTATTCATAATACAATTACATAGGATGTCAATCCTTATTTTAAGGTCATCAAATATGATCTTCATTTGAAATCTTTCACACACCTTGAGCAAGGGCTTGAAATTCAGCTTTTGCATTAGAAGAATATAGTTTATCCTGCTTTGGAAGATGAATCCCTTATTTTTAATACACAACCTATATTCCAAGGAAATACTTAGAttttcctaggtctttcatATTAAATTGGGCTGCCAATTTCTCCTTTAAAGCCAGTTTCTATGTTTCAttatcttttgcaataatcATGTCATCAACATAGACCAATAGTAGTGTAAGTTTACATGTAATGGAGTGCTTTGTGAATATAGTATGAACTCCTTGGTTTTGTTTATATCATaaggaaaccattgcttttTGTGAATCTCCCAAATCATGCTCCTGGAGTTGTTCAAGATCGTGTAAGGAATTGTTTAGGTGGCACACTTTTTTCCTTCCACTGTAAGCTTCCGATTTGGGAGAGATTCCCAAGTCTTTTATGATGAAGCCATATTTGGGAATTTTCCCATGTTTTTTATGTTCCTTGTTGGCTTATGACATATGTTTTGTTTTGGACCTTGGATTCCAACAGATATAACACACTCTATATAGTGCACACTGCTCCTTATTCAAGAATTCAAATCTTATGTAAGCTTTTTGTGTAGAGATAAGACTATTGGTCAGGTGTGGGATATATAAAACATCCTTTAATACAATAGACTATCACCATTTGCAACTATAATAAGTTGTTATGTAGTCATTTTGACATATTATACATACACTATCACCATTTTGACTATAATAAGAAGTTGTGATTAGTTGCTCCTAAATCAAGAATCCAAACACCCTAAATCAACGGGTCAATAGTATTGAATATAATCTTACCTTTCATGGGTAGGGTATATGATATAAAGGACTTAGTCATtgattcaacatttttttctcaagTGGTTAATTTCCTCTTTAGAAGCCTTCGTACCAAATATTGAAAATTACAAGACAAAGAGATAATAAAAATCCAACCCTTATCGATTTgattactaaaaaaaaaaaaactatttttcaaaagaaCCAAATTAGGATCAAATAAGACATCACCACCCCCTTGGTGTTCAAAAAGTCACAACCACTGTATCTATGGAGGCGGTGAGTGAGGCACACCACCAACCTTAACaattgttaagaagtggacttaaGCGTAATTGAACCCTACAAAACCAGACTTTAAGCGTAATTGAACCatacaaaaccggcttgtaaggtaaggtttgcatccacttatatactataaacttGCCTTATCTCTACTCGATGTGGGAtttccaacacacccccctcacgccgaggtatatacatcttgagcgtgagactagacattaatggatagTCCGATAGCGGCCTGATAATGGGTGGCACGATAGGcccaacaaacaataaatctCGCTAGGATAAGCTCAAActcatggctctgataccatgaagtgaactttaagcctaattgGACCCACTTATATAGTATAAACttgtcttatctctagtcaatgtggaaTCTCCGGCAACATTGATGATGAACAACGACAATGACAGTTGATAACGAGGCAGAGGAATCAAAGCTCCCAAGATTGAGAGCTCTAATACCAACGTGAATTATGTAAGAAAGTAAAGAATTATTCTATTGATAACCATCACAATAATTACATTCTCACCGTCTCTATTTGTAATAAACAAAACctttaaaaaaggaaataaaaatatactaaaatgaataataagaatattctaaagtttttcttttccagaTTAATTACTATGAAGATattgagaatattttttatgCTAATGATCTGCTAATTACATGAATAATTCACTGATAATTCTGAACTTCTGTACAAATGGATCAGATTTAATTTAAATCCATTGTTCGGATGTTTGTTTTCTATGCATCTTTTCTTCAATGcgtttaaaatatatgattctTTTACTTgtattctcatgaaaagtacaAAATCGTGATCTCTAGTTCTGCTTTGACATTTGACTTTTATTCATGAGCAGTGATGAAGCCTTTGAAAATGCATGTATGGAGTTTGATGAAGTGAATTTGAAGCCAACTTACAAGATTCTGTGGGGTGTTCCAGGTAAGCACTCTCTGACTCATGCATAATGAAAAtgaattcaaatttgtttatgCCTTTCACTTGTTTTCTAATATCCTGTTGTATGTTTGGATTCATCTCCTTTGTGTGTATGTTTGTGTTACGATCCTCTgtcagaaaagaaaagaataggACCAAACATACACCAAATATTCCTTGTATTATTCAGTATGCCACAAACTCTGTCAGAACAAAACGAGATGCTATGTTTGGATTCATCTCCTTTTTGTGTATGTTTGTGTtacttttccctttttcttcttctaactcTCTAGAAAGGAATGTCTTCCAACATCTCATCAACCTCCAGAATAGATTCTCCCATCTTTTCTTACAACATTGATTATATTGAGAAGATGGACAGCTCTAACTATTCCAGTTGGTATTCGACACCGGGTTATGGTTAAGTGGGTTGAGCTACAAATCTCGTCTTACTATCACTACTGAATTCATTCCTACATAAAATCGTGAATTGCTTTTGTTACATGGAGCATGAGTTGCTTTTGCATTCAACAACCCCACTTTGTTTGGGTATAAGGACAAGATGTTCATGAACACTATAAAGGTCTTACAGACAAGTACTCGTGTACATTACCACTTTGTAAAGTGTGAATAGGGACACCAAATTGATGGTTGATTTCATTAAAAAGGGATTGATaagtagaaaataattttgaacaTCTTTAATTGAATATAATCACATGCAACGGGAACAGTCTTCTATAGAAGTAACAATATCTTGACTTTAATATAGAATCAATCTAATAAATCCTAATATCCACCGCTACTATATTTACAAGATTCTAGCAGGATGAAATAAAGCTTGAAGTGgtcatcaattaaaacatgaGTGGTTCTTACAGTTCAGAACGACTTACATCTGGCTCAGAGATTCAACTGATGGTTTTTAAACtaaagttttaattgattatggatCAAATGATCACCACTTCGTAATACTCAGGATGGTTTGCACCTAGTACTGCACTTCAATTGTCAGTTTGCTAATGATTTGGAAGGCTGGACCATACCGGCTGATGGACCAGTTTCtggtttaaattttatgttctAAACAGGAAGTTGCATATTCAATGGACCATTTGAAATGTGGTAAGATGTAGTAGACACTTAATGTGTATAACTCGAAAAGAGATTTTCATTGTAGGGCGCTCAAATGCAATAAATATAGCTGAGAGGTTGGGACTACCATCTGTTGTTGTAGATACTGCTCGTAAGTTATATGGTTCTGCTAGTGCAGAGATAGATGAGGTATGAGTACTCTGAGatatatcttaattatatttattatttggaAATGGTTGTGTATGATATTCTAAGAGCAtgatgtttatttatattattgttttaaattcaaGTAATGAATTGCCTCCATATATTTACCACattattaattctaatttttttacctTGTATTTGGATAAGAAATTTCCCAATTTTTAAGATATTCAAATAGATTGAATTTGAATTGATCTCCCTTCaaattgtttcattttaaaaatgttttgtttggaTAACTCAATTCAATTTCCTGAATATTAATTGCCTTCTTTGAATAGAGTATTTCAAGTACCaccaaatacaaaaattatttatatatcaaataattgttaaaaattaaaatatatcaaaattgatTATCTTTTGCAGTCAATTTTAGTTGATGTTATTTTTTGGTCAAACTTCGTCAAGGTTTATTTTACTGATAGTCGTAAAACTTTTCCTTGATTAATATTAACCAATATTGTTTTCAGTTTATGTCGAATACAATTTAGGCTGAAATCagtcaaaattattttttgcaaAGTTGATGATGATTGGGGTTTTGTGTCAACTTTTTTATCAATGTCAAGTGGAAAATTTCTCCAATCAACATTGGTAAAAAAGAAATCCTAATTAATGTTTGCTGAAAACTTTCTAGTTAACATTagggaaaaaaaataacaaactattgataacaaaataacatatttgttgataaaaaaatcacTGCAAACattaaccaaaaaaaataatcacaataGACATTTGTTAAGAAGTAAGGTGAGATTTTCACCTACTTATTTACTATGAAAtcgtcttatctctagtcgatgtgagatttcacctacttttgCTAAAATAGGTTTTAACccatagctctgataccatgttaagaagtggactttaaacctaattcaactctacaaaatcagattgtaaagtgaggtttgaatctatttatataatatgaaatctctttatctctagtcgatgtgagacttctaacaatatcaattgaaaaaaaattaattcacaaCCACAATAAGTTAGTCTCTCTAATATTAGCCAAGGAAAACTCTAACTAATGTCAAGCAAGAAATAATAATggtttataaaaaaaacgtTCTAACAACTTAAATCATAAAACAACTCCTAGTAACCTCAATAAGAAAAACCCAGGTCGACATCAACCAAAAAGTAGTTATCTCGACAATCTCTCAATCTTAGTCAAATGGATGATGTCCAAAACCAAAATTGGGCTGAGGGGATAATTCGAAGAGTAAAGtggaatttgaaattatataactttaaacaATCCAATTACTTTAATggaaattcaatttcttttgaaTTCCTTACCCAGACAGCGTATTTTACCATAAAGCAtttcaaattctttaaaaaaatgaattaccCTATTAATTGCCTATTCAAACACGCTATTAATGTATTGCAAATATTATAGTTGTTTTAACGtagtttatttttcatctaggtAATAACTGATATGGAAAGGTTGAAACAAAATTACCAAGAGCTGATGGATGAAGCGCGTAATTATCTGATGTGAGACTCTTtgctttaaaaaatattaaattcattgCATGCTTTATCCCCGTATTTGTATTTCATGCAATATTTAAAAGAGAGGTCATTTCCTGATTACAACATGGGCACTTATTTCTGTATCGGAGTAAGctcattcaattgttaatgCATTCAAGGAAAAATGGATCAGGCTATCGTATTTACATCTTGCTTTAGTTGTGGActgttattctttttctttagttaTTATCAGAATTGTCAATGGTTGTAATAAGGCTTCCATCTCTCTGTTTTAATAATTGGGGAGAATTTGTTAGACTAACCACCTGTAGGTTTTGTTAACCTGGGTTCTCTTCTATGCAATGGATGGAAATGTTGGTTAACGATGAAGGATTCATTTATTTGAGCATTGAACCAACCATATATTTAGTAACAGTAATTGTTAGTAATTAGTAATATATGCAAGAGTCTGTGTTATATATTAGTATTACTCGTAGATAATCCAttcaaaaaattttattatggaAATATAATTCTAGTAAACTTATTCAGATTCTTTAGTAGGGTCTTATCAGATTGCAAAAATGAGGAAAATGAGGATATCATCTTCCCATACTTGTATTATGACTAATTGTGCACAAACCATTTAGAATCGACTTAATTTTCTTTACTGATTCATTTCATGCCACTGGGTACTGCAGTTCTTTGCCTTAGCttgtaataattaattcttgaagataattattaacataatcaTGAACAAGATCCACCATACCTTGTTCCTGATAATTATTAACAAGACCCATCTTTACGTTGGACTTGGAGCATATGTAAGTTTTTAATTGGTAATTTTCttagtgttttctttttgtttgtaaCTGTAGGCACTCCAGAGGACTTTACAATAGTCTATTGAACACCAGAAGGAAGATTGTGAAACATAGTACTGATATACAATTAAAGAAGATGAGAGATGTATCTGAGGCTGCGGCAATGGCAAGATCCATCCTTCACAAGAAAGTGAGGGAGTTGGATGTATCAGCTAAGCAACCTCCACAGAACATTAAAACTATTAGCAGCTCTCATTTATCAGCAACCAACAAAAGCCAAACTGCAGCAAATAACAGAGAATCTGTTGTTGCTGATAGAAATACAGCTGCCGTAAAAGTTTTTAGTCAATCATCATCAGGTTCAGGTATGTGCAAAGATAATGAAACATTAGGGGTATAGAAGGAAACCTAACTGCAATgagttaatatatttaatttcttgcATCTGAATTAAGAGTACTGCTCTAGTTTATTTTTACCTGCTGATAGCACACGGTAAAGTTATGCTGTCTAGTCTTAGAGTGAGGATTAGAATCATAGAAATATTGATGCAAATGTCATTCACCTTATTGATCTTGCAGATAAATCTAAGCCTCCCAAGGTTGGTGATAGTGTTCATATCTCTTCCCTTGGGAAAAAAGTGACGGTTTTAGAAGTAGATTCATCCAAAGGAGAAATTGTAGTTCAAGCTGGAATCATGAAGTTGAAGCTGAAACTAACTGACGTTCAGAGATCATAGAAGTAGGGAAACCATGACCAATGTCATAAATGAGTAAGTCTTTTCTGTTTGCATAGGATCATATGGTGTGTCTTTTTCTATCTGCATAGTAATAATAACCACCCTGCaccacatgaaagtccatatatTAATAGAAATTATGCAGCATCAAGTTTCGAGAATTAAAagttgattttttataatttttattttagaaatcaGCACATTTTGTTGTGCAACTAAGTATAGACGGGGCCTTGGGCCTTACTCCATCCCTTGATTAGAGGTGGGTAAGGAGACCAGTCTGGCCCACTTAAGAACCAGTGGATCCCATGTTTTAAATGAACCAGATAAGTCTGATCTTTGAAATAAATGGCCttcatttgtttttgtattgGATCGCCACAAAAGCCCCTTGATAAACAGACTAGTCCATAGACTCAATGATAATccgaaaaaatgaaaaatatatcaatttaaaagaaatttgtttattttttctttcctttgttaggataaaatatatcaaactaatatctactacattaAAATCTATCAAGTCAAACTAAAATCTACTAAACTCAACAAAATTTCcttttttagtttattactTATGTAATATTTTCATCTAAAATGCTGCAATATCAAGTCCACGGGTTTAACAGACCGAGCCTGTAAACTGATTATAATTATGCTGATTTCCAAAAACGAGTT
This window of the Vigna angularis cultivar LongXiaoDou No.4 chromosome 7, ASM1680809v1, whole genome shotgun sequence genome carries:
- the LOC108338232 gene encoding uncharacterized protein LOC108338232: MLSFAITIPVVPVITINKWKQRHLQRLRQRVSASIHHDSLRVLEWDKLCDVVASFATTSLGRQALKDQLWSLNQTFEESLALLEETNAAVEMHRHGTLRLHLGHLDAMLVKTAIQHARRSTPVSGSEARAIVTLLQCAEILQGDLKAAIKEDKDWHGRFMPLTELILEFVINRSLIKVIEQVVDEDGSIKDSASPALKHSRQQVQVIERKVKQLIENIIRSERSETSILEMNNVDGRWCIKVDSRQKTSFKGLLLSSGSGIGSTIEPLSVVPLNDELQRARSSVEKAEADVLLTLTKKMQLDVEDIEKILNSLVQLDVINARATYGLSFGGSSPHIFLPDRSSASTTDAFSRRNENSYGPLPKKREWKLYLLKAYHPLLLHRHRENLRKTKKDVNLATSDGTDNALPVAVDFLVSKKTRVIVITGPNTGGKTICLKTVGLAAMMAKSGLYVLASESAKIPWFDSVFADIGDEQSLSQSLSTFSGHLKQISHIKLQATSQSLVLLDEVGAGTNPLEGAALGMSLLESFAHDSCLLTMATTHHGELKTLKYSDEAFENACMEFDEVNLKPTYKILWGVPGRSNAINIAERLGLPSVVVDTARKLYGSASAEIDEVITDMERLKQNYQELMDEARNYLMHSRGLYNSLLNTRRKIVKHSTDIQLKKMRDVSEAAAMARSILHKKVRELDVSAKQPPQNIKTISSSHLSATNKSQTAANNRESVVADRNTAAVKVFSQSSSGSDKSKPPKVGDSVHISSLGKKVTVLEVDSSKGEIVVQAGIMKLKLKLTDVQRS